In the Desulfosporosinus acidiphilus SJ4 genome, TGGTATTATCTCGAATTCCGTTTCCCAACTGAAGAATAGGCTTCTCTACGACACTCAACACTCTTTGCATAGCTCCCCCTACGGGATTGGGGAACCGGCTGCCAAGACCCGTCAAGCGAATACTTATTAATACGCCCAGCAACAGAAAGAAAACGAGAACCGCAATTCCCGTTACATTAACTCTCTTCCCCACCAAGATTCCTCCCCGCTATTCCTAGCTTTTTTGCGAGGCAGCTATTTTACGAAGGACATCAGCGTGTTCCAGGACATGTCCTGTCCCGTGAACAACACAAGACAGAGGGTCCTCCGCCAAGTGCACCGCAATGCCTGTTTCATCGGATATCAGCCGATCAAGATTGCGAAGCAATGAGCCTCCGCCCGCCATCATAATTCCTCGGTCCATAATGTCGGAAGATAATTCCGGCGGAGTCTTCTCCAGGCACGATTTAACCGCATCAACAATGGCCATCACCGGTTCCTGCAAGGCTTCTTGGATTTCCTCTGCAGAGACATCAATGGTTTTTGGAAGTCCTGTTAATAAATCTCGCCCGCGCACCGTGTAATTGCCCGGTTCAGCCATATAAGCATAACCGATTTCAAATTTCAGGGACTCAGCGGTGCGGTAACCCACCATTAAATTATATCGTCTCTTAATATGAGCTACAATGGCATCGTCCATCTCGTCTCCTGCCACTCGGATTGAACGGCTGGTTACGATTCCTCCCAGAGATATGACTGCAACTTCTGTGGTGCCGCCGCCAATGTCTACAATCATATTGCCTGTCGGTTCACTGACCGGAAGTCCTGCGCCGATGGCTGCTGCCATCGGTTCTTCCAGAATCATGGGATCCTTGGCACCGGCGGCCATGGCAGCTTCTTTAACTGCGCGTTCTTCAACGGGTGTAACACCGGAAGGCACACAAATGACCACCCTGGGGCGAATAAAAGGATGATCCGTTCCGAGAGCACGGCTGATAAAGTATTTCAACATTTTCTGAGTAATATTAAAATCCGAAATAACCCCGTCTTTAAGAGGGCGAATAGCCACAATATTGCTGGGAGTACGGCCAATCATTTCCTTAGCTTTGTCTCCGACTGCCATTGGGGTCTTCGTCATAATATCCATCGCAACAACGGAGGGTTCACGTACAACAATACCTTTTCCCTTTAAATGAACTAATGAGTTCGCTGTCCCAAGGTCAATCCCTAAATCCCGGCTGAAAAAACTAAACATGGTTTGTAAAAACTCCTTCCAGTCACACTCTCTATACGAACAGTATACCCGTTCAAACCTAAAATTACCAAACGCCAAATATTATACCATAGTTCTAATTTCCTGATCTTCAGATTTTAGATCTGATTTCAGATCTTTAGATCTTTAGATTTATTCGAACCCCGAACCTCGCTATATGACTCCCCGTTCCTTCAAGCTGACATAACGGTTATCCCCAATGATAACGTGATCAAGAACCTCAATACCGAGAATCTTTCCCCCGTCTGCCAGGCGGCGGGTAACTTCTATGTCTTCCTTACTGGGAGTCGGGTCACCGCTGGGATGATTATGTAATAAAATAATAGCATTCGAATTTCTCCGAATGGCTTCTTTAAAACATTCTCTGGGATGAACCAGCGATGAATTGAGTGAACCAATCGAGATGGGGCTGATCCCCAAGACATGATTTTTTGTCGAGAGGGAAACCACCCGAAAATGCTCCCTGTCCAAATAGCGCATTTCTTCCATAACAATATGCGCCACATCTTGCGGCGAATTAACGGTCGGCCTAGACATGGGGTCCACTGAAACTGATCGGCGACCCAATTCTAGAGCAGCCTTTAACTCGGCGGACTTCGCCTTTCCTAAACCGTGAATCTGAGCTAATTCATGAACCGTAAGCTTTCCTAACCCCGAAAGGCCGCCTACCCCTGCCAGAATACGTTCTGCCAGTGTTAAAACGTTTTCCCCTTTAAGGCCTGTACGCAGGAGGATTGCCAGGATTTCGCTGTTAGACAGCACCTCCGGTCCTAATAAACAAAGTCTTTCCCGCGGCAGCAGTTCCTCAGGTAGATCTTTCAGACGCCGATACTCCATGATTCACCTCGCGTGAAGCGATATTTGCCTGCATAATCCCCCACGCCTTAAGTTCATCTGTTAAGTATTCCATCGGAAGCCCAATAACATTTGTCAGTGATCCCTCAACAGAAGTGACAAACTTTCTGGCTTCTCCCTGAATTCCATAGGCACCCGCTTTATCCATCGGTTCTCCGCTTTTGACATAGTCTTTAATTTCCTGAGGGGACATTTGACGGAAAACCACAAAAGTTTCAATTACCTCAGTCTTCAGTTTTCCAAACCCATTCAACAAGGCCACACCGGTCAGAACAACATGAGTTCGTCCACTTAACTCTTGCAGCATTTCCTCTGCTTCCTGCGGATTTGACGGTTTACCTAAGATTCGGGTATCCAACACAACCATGGTGTCAGCTCCCAGCACAACATCCAAAGAGTCTCCTCCGAGTTTAAGCCACTGCTGAAGACCTGCTCTCGCTTTGCGTTCTGCCAATTCTCTAACTCCAGGCTTCGGTAGCATTCCAACCGGCAGCGTCTCAGAGACAGTCGATCTAACCGTTTGAAATAAAAAGCCGGCCTCTTGAAGCAGCATTGCTCTCCTGGGAGATGTGGATGCAAGAACAAGCATCTTACCACTTCCTTGATAACATATATCCACCCAGCGCACCTAAAAGTGTGGCACTGGTAATGCTTAGACGAAAGCCAAAGGAAAGCGAGAGAAAAAAGAAATCGAGATAAGTATGTGACGGAAAATCAATGACAGCCGGCTTTAAAAATGGTGCAAATATGCCATATTTATCCAAGCCAAACCCGACTAGAGTCCCAAGGGCAGCTCCTATTAAAATGAGCAATATCATTCTCCCTGTCCCTGAAGAATTTCGCCCAACCGCCATAGTTTTTTCCCCTTCCATCGTCAGAAATTCAGTCTTTTATCTAGAAATCCCCAAACTATGACTTCTCATTTAGTGTAGCATCTTACCCTTGACTAAGCAAGTTCGTACCCCCTGCCGGAAGCCTAAAAAAAGACATACTTTTATTAAAGCTGCAAAGTGAGGAACGGTTCTTTACTGCACGAAACAGAGTTCATACAATAAAGAACCGCTCCTGGTTCCATTCTAACGCGGCAGAATGCCGGCAACAATTATAACGACTAAGGCGATCACGATACATACCCCAATAATAATTTTGTTCTGCTTTCCAGCGTTCATTTTATGCCACGGTAATCGTCGATCCGACAAACCAAGCGTCCCCCTATGTCTAATTTTTACTCTTACTGTAAAATATAGTTAAGAACGTGTAAATAGTCCAAATAGCCTATCCTTTGTCAAATCTTCGACACATCTCTCTCGTCATTTTTAGGATAGGACGATGGTACCGGATGTTTATGGCAAATTCCTCCACAAGGGCGCGGCATCCTATTTTGACCTTAAGTCTCCTTGGTCTTGGCTAAGGCCGCAATCTTACTGATTGTTTTCCAGTTTCGCATGGTTGCCGGAACTCCAAGCTTATAGAGATTATTGGCAAGTTGTGAGTTTCGAATACTCTGGTGAAGCAAAAGAAATACATCCCGACCAATAATTTGAAATTGATTATTCGTGTTTGCGTAGGTATCCAAAGACACGATCTTTTCCTTTAAAGGTTCATGAGTCAACAATGCCACATATTGGCTCTCAAAATCCGACCCCTCTGCCGCTGCAGCGGTTTCTTCCTCAGAGAATGGGTAATCCGAAATCAGTTGCTGCAGCTCTGCTGATGTCCTCAAAACCACCGTCACTGAAAACCCAAAAGTCGCCTCGATTTGATGTTCCAGTCTGTTCCGAAGAGATTCCTCTTGTTCATTTGATTTAAACAAGACATTACCGCTTTGTATATACGTTTGCACATCGGAAAGACCCATTGCTTCAAATACCTTTTTTAGATCCACCATCTTTATAACATTCTTTCCGCCTACATTTATGCCGCGCAATAGCGCGATATAAGTTGTCATGTTGCCGGCTCCTTTTTCAGTTAAGTACTAAGTACAAAAATATTACGCGTCTTTTCTTCCAATATAGTTCCAGTGCCGTCATGTTCGATTATATTATTGTCTGCAATTTCCGAATACTGAACCAGGAACAATATGTCAGTGCAATAATTTTCTATGATGGACCTGATTAGCTATGAATAGGACCGAATATTTGCGAATCTGTAATAGGCATAGGTAAAGAGCTATCCCCTTCTTGAGGATACCTCTTTACCCCTTATCTCTTTATCTCTTTATCTATTTATCTATTTATCTATTTATCTCGTTACCCCTTTTATCTCTTTACCTTTTTATCACTTTATCTTTTTACTTTAAATTTTTTCCTTTCTTGAGTCCCACTGTTTAGATCTATACCTGCATCTATTTTAAATCAGCGGGCATATTTCCAATATTCAGCGCAGTTTTGACTCCGGTTTCTTTATCTGTTATGGAAACTATAATTGTTTTATCTGAGTCATTTAAATTATAGGTTATTGTACAAGTTCTATCTTTTGGCTGTAAAGATATCATTGAATTGACTGAGGAACTCAAAACAAGTTGAGATGCAGAAACTTTTGATGTAATATCTGTTCCTTCTTTGTTAAGTATTTGATATTGCAACTGAGCGTAGGATTTAAACGTAATCATATCCGTAGGGATGAAAGAGATTTGAGCTATTTTCAGATCATCGGTATTGCTACCTATCGTATTATCTGATTCCGAACTTGCCAGGTTTAGTAACGCTGAAACACCGATACCTTTTTCGTGCCTTAAACTAACCAGGATTTGTGGGTCACTCTTCGAAAAATCATACGTTATCGTTCCTATCCCTGTTGATGGATCTAAACTTACGGCAGCTTTGGTGGTGCTGGTTAAGGCAGTAACATTGAGATCTGTTGCCGGAACCGCCTTGGTGATATCCATATAATTATGGTCTAATATTTTGTATTGGAAGGTTGCTGTATCCGTTCCGGTCTTTGTTAAATCACCTGAAACAAAACTAATTCTGTAAATTGCCGAAGCAGTCGTTGATTGAACTGGGTCCGGAGTTGAATTCACGGATATTGCCGAGTCAGTGGTTGATTCAGTTGTAGAATCTGCAGTTATTGCTGAGCCGGTGGTTGACTCATCCGCCGAATTTACGGATATTGCTGAATCAGTCGTTGATTCAGTCGTTGATTCTGCTGATATTGCCGAAGAAGTTGTAGTTTGAACTGGATCCGGAACTGGGTCTAACCCTAATGTATTTAAGACAGCAGTTATTCCTGTCCGTTTATCTCTAAGCGTGGTTCTGATAAGCTGATTCGTCTCGGAGGTATTAAAGGTTATGATACCTGTTCCTGTGGAGGGATCTAAATCAACACTTGAATCAATTGATGAAAACGCTTCGATCTCGGAAGCGGGAATTTCTTGAGTAATATCATTTATGAAATTGATTATTTGATATTTGAAGGTGGCAGTGTTGGGTCCGGTCTTAGTTAAAGAATCGGAAAGAAAATGAATTCCATCGACCCTTTTAAGGCTATCTGCATCAGAATTGCCTATGATTAAAGTTTTCGAGTCTCCGCTGCAATATCTGGGCGTTAAGAAAATTTTAATGTATTTGTCGGCTTCAGAAAAATTATAGGTCAGGGTACAGGTCCCAGTTAGGGGATCTAAGCTGGCAGCGGCTCTTCCTCCGCCATTTTCCCAACCATCTGTGGAAATTCTCGCGTCTACCGTTAGATCGGAAGCAGGGACCTCAGAAGTTATGTCTATGCCATGTACACCAAATAATTTGTAGTGGAAAGTTCCTGTGGTTGGGCTGGACATAACTAATCGATCTCCAACAATTTGAGTAGATAGTGGGTCTGGCCAGCCATGGGATAGGGGCAAAGCAAAAACGTTGGTGGAGGAAATAAGTAAGAATATTAAGACAACTACCAAGGAGTTTCGGATAGTTTTAAACATATTAGCAAACACCTCTTTCTGGTTAATTATACTTATTTGTTCATGGAGCAAGATTACTAAATACGAAATTCCCCAAATGGATAACCTTCGCTTTCATGTAACTATCGATACGTCATAACCCATGCCCAGTGATTAAATCCAATACTATTTATTATCCGCCCCTCCTAATTCACAAAGCAGAAGCATTTTGGTATGATTCTCCGATTTTATTTTATATTTCTTTTTGTACTTCTATATTTCTACGCCGTTGATATCCTCACTAGTCCTATTATATTAACTCACTCAAACGGACCGATGCTAAAGTCAATAGTCGGCAATTTTCCTATTGTAACTAATTTTGCTTTCCACGATAAAATTTGATATAACGCAGGGAAAAAGCAGCAGGTATAATCTTTATATTTTCTACAGGCTCATGAATATTCCTTCTAAGTAAGTAAAATAATGGATTCCTGTCCATTCAATTTTCCCGCATGCCTATAGTAGTAAGTCTTTAATAAAAACTAGAAAGAGCATAATGTGCCTCTAACACATTATGCTCTCCATGGATGGGCTGCTTTTGCTTTTCACGTCACGTCATATTAAGACAATCAACGTTGCAAACGCGATCATCAATGACGTCACTTGATAACATCTATTGGCCTTTCGGTTATTTTCTCTTTAACAGTTCCGCACCGGCAATACCTGGTTTGGTCATTTCATAAGGATGTAAAATCAAATCCAGTTCCTCCGAAGTTAAGACTCCCTTTTCCAGTACAATATCACGAACGGGCCGGCCGCTCATAATCGCTTCCTTGGCCACTCCGGAGGCCACTTCATATCCTACATGCGGATTGATGGCAGTGACAATTCCAACGCTGTTTTCCACCATATTCCGGCATCGTTCCACATTTGCTGTGATCCCTGCCACACAGCGTTCTCGAAAAACGCGAATAACGTTGCGCAAAATATCCAGGGATTGAAGCAAATTAAACACGATTACTGGCTCCATAACATTAAGCTCAAGCTGCCCAGCACCACAAGCTAAGGCAATTGTAAAATCATTTCCCTGCACCTGAAAAGATACTTGATTAACCACTTCAGCCATCACTGGGTTTACTTTGCCCGGCATAATCGAAGATCCCGGCTGCATTGGAGGCAGATTAATTTCATTCAAGCCGGTTCGCGGCCCTGAAGCCATAAGGCGCAAATCATTTGCCACTTTGGAAAGATTAACGGCTAAGGTTTTTAAGACTCCCGAAACCTCCATGAAGGCATCCGTATTCTGTGTTGCATCGACCAAATCTTCGGCCATCCTCATTGGCAGGCCTGTCCATTCAACTAAACGTTCAGATACCTTTTCAATATACTTCGGATCAGCATTCAAGCCCGTTCCTACCGCGGTCGCGCCCATATTCATTACCTCAAGGGCCTGCATAGCCTGTTTCAAGCGCTTAAGGTCACGTCCCATCATATGAGCATAAGCCGAGAATTCCTGACCAAGGCGAATAGGCACCGCATCTTGCAAATGGGTCCTCCCCATTTTAATAATACCGTCAAATTCCTGCGCTTTTTCCTCCAAAGATTGACGCAATTCATCTAAAGCCTTCATTAAATCCATGGCAACATTTAAACAGGCAATTCGAATTGCCGTAGGAAAGACATCGTTAGTGCTTTGAGCCATATTCACATGAACATTAGGGTGAGCTTTAAAGTACTCGCCTTTTTTACCCCCAAGAATCTCGATAGCCCGATTAGCAATGACCTCATTGGCATTCATATTAATTGAGGTTCCAGCCCCGCCTTGAATTACATCAACTACAAACTGGTCATGAAACTTCCCATCAATAAGTTCCTTAGAAGCTTCAACGATAGCCTTGCCGATAGCGGGACTGAGAGAACCAATAAACATATTAGCTTCAGCAGCAGCCCCTTTAACCATGCCCAGAGCCCGGATTAATTCTCGGTGAGGATGATACCCTGTAATCGGAAAATTTTCGGTCGCCCTCAGTGTTTGAATTCCATAATAGACATCATCGGGAACATCATGAACCCCTATTAAATCTTTCTCCTGACGCATGCCACATCTCCTCCAATCTTTAAGCAAGTATACAAACTATAGTTAAGTATGTATATTGTATACATTATACAACTTTTCTGAAATTCTGTCGACGAAAATCGTGTAAAGGGACGGTCCTTTCGACACACTTCACACGTTGGTGTCAAAGAACGATGAAGTCTATCCCTGTTTTTGTTCTCGGGCAGATATCCGGGCTTCTGCTTCAGCCCCCCAAGGCATAGATATTGCTTCAGAATATACAGGCACTTGCCGCAAGCTATCCTCCAGAGAAGTTGAGCATCGAAAACAAAGAGAACCCTATAGTTTGCGTTTTAATTTAAAACCTAGGACTATCACGTTCCATGATCTTTGTTACGGTGTTCAAAATTACAAACCCGGAAAAACGTTGGGTGATTTTATTGTCAGACGTCGTGATGGCGTACATGCCTACCAATTAGCCGTCGTTGTTGATGACGCCATGATGAACATTACGCATGTGCTTCGCGGTTCTGACTTACTAGTTTCAGCCGCACGACAAATTGCCCTTTTTCATGCACTTCATTGGCCCATTCCGGAATATGCACATGTCCCTATTTTATTAGGCCCGGACGGTCACCGGCTTTCCAAACGACATGGTGATGTAAGCCTGTATGCGCTACGAAAGGCCGGCATAGCTCCCCAACAAGTTGTAGGCTGGCTGGGATATTGGGCGGGAATCCTTCCTGAACCTTTTCCATTAAATGCCCAGGAGTTGATTAAGCCCTTTAGTCTGGAATTGATCCCTCGTCACGAAATAACAATAGATCCAAAACAATTCGTTGGAGGTTAAAGTTAAGTATACAGCATGAGGAGATGGATGCTGCTCTAGATTTCTAATTCATGCGCAAAGATTGGTTCGCTATCTGGGAGTTTAGCCGAAGCAATTTGCAATGACATTGGATACTTCTGTGTCAATAGATGCTGTTTTTTAGCAAAATACCATTTTTTGTTAAATTAGAAATTTGGTTTCTTGAATAGATATCGCTTAATCAGATAACCTCTAACAAGACCCGCAATTGCTGCAGCTGATGCTTGTGAATAGTTACCAGCTGCATTTTGAATCATATATTCATTTCTCATAAAGGTTCCGAAAACAATAAAAAGTACAGCCTCAGCAAACATACTAATAAAAACTGCTTTAATTAAGTAATGATCGATTCCGGTGAATTTAGGAGTGTAATACAAGAACAGTCCTAATATTGCGCTGTATCCTATGTGAGATAAAACTCCTAGCGCAAGGCTACCTTCCCTTATAAACATCATGCTTGTTGCCTTTGGAGCAGATATTGTAGTGAAATGAAAGTAAATCATTATTTCAGAGAATATTCCCGCAGGTATAGCACCGATTATTGATAGAAACATAGCAATTAAAGGCTTGTCAAATTTTACTTCTGCCATATTAACTCCTTCATGGTTTTTGCTATTATCATTTCTTCGCAAGTATTTTCTATACACAAATATAAGAGTTACTTGGTTAAAGATGCGAATCCAAAATATACTCAAAATAACCTTCGCTAAAGACCCAATAATCGAAACCCATAGTGGGCCAGTATTCTCTTCACTTTATTGACGCTTGCCTTTTAAAAACACCGATGCCATAATTGCTCGTTAACAATTATGGCATTTTGCAGATATAGGGACAACAGTATAGAAAAATAGTATTTTATTTGCGTAAAAATCAATAATAACAACATAAATAATAAAGGGAGTTGTAAATGTGAAGTTGCAGTATGATAAACCTTTAATTGCTATGCTGTTATCAATATTAGGGGCCATACCTGTAGGTATATTTGTTGAGATCATGAAATTTTTCCATCTTACAACCGTTACCTTTTTCCAAGCGTCAAGTATGATGTTTATTAAGGAAGGAAGTCCCCTATTAGGAATTTTATCATATATTGGCTATAGTGCATTCTTAGGATTAGTGATGTATCATAGTCCTAAGATACTTGGAAACGATTATTTTGTAATTAAATGCTTGTTTATTAGTATGTTCGCAGAATCTCTATTATTTATAATATTTGGGACTCTTGTAGGAAATATTCACTTAGTACAGAATACTTCCGGTAACTACGTACATGCCTGTGCAGCAGCTATGGGAGGTTTATCAAGAGGCTTTCTCATAAAGAGATATCTCTTTAAACAATATGAAGCTAAAGTTTAAACCTTTGTTACAGGACAACATCAGAGAGGGCAATATGGTTATAGTTTATAATAGGGAGAGGGGGAGGGATTTATATTGAATGATTTATTTAATGAAAAGCGTTCATGGTTAAAAACTCATCGATCCTTTCTGAAGAATACCCTTAAAATTGGAGCTATAATTGGGGTATGGGCTACAATTATTATTCCAGTTAATGTATGGCCCTTCAAATTAAGCAAATTTGCAATAGTTATTGTATGCGGCATAATTTATTTGGCATTAACTTTAATTAACTATTATCGGCCATTTAATACGTACTAATTTAAGTCAACAGTGAAGAGCTGCCAAATGGCAGCTCTTTTTCATAATTTTAATTATAAGACTCAGAAGGTTATTTATTCCAGTTTGACGAAGATCTAAATATAGAAATCTCAAGCTGGAGGAGGTAAGTGGTATGCCCCTAGTTAAGGTAGAAATTCTAAAAGGAAGAAGTACTGAGTATAAAAAAGCGATTTTAGACGGGGTTCATTCTGCGTTAGTGGAATCGTTTAAAATTCCTGATTACGATCGGAACCAGCGGCTCTACGAATTGGATAATGAACACTTTGAGTTCTCTGATACTAAAACTGATCAATGTACCATTATAGATTTGACAGTATTCAAGGGCAGGAGCCCTGAAGCAAAGAGGCTTCTTTACTCTGCTATAGTCCGCAATCTTCAAAACAACCCCGGCATTGACGGAGAAGACATTACTATTGTGGTTCATGAACCACCTTTGGAAAACTGGGGGGTTCATGGCGGTAAAATGGCGAGTGAAGTAAATTTAGGGTTCAAAGTAGACGTTTAGACGTTTAGGTCTTGCGATCATGTGTGTTGGGACGGTCCCCTAACACGCTCCTCCTTCAAACTTCCAAATCGTCCAATTGATTGCATCAAGCAAAGCTTGGGCACTGGCTTTAAGAATATTGTTGGAGACCCCAATGGTCCCCCAAACCTCGCGCCCCAAACGAGTATCGATAATAACCCGAACGATAGCCTCGGTGCCCCGCGATCCATCTAAAACCCTCACCTTGTAATTGACCAGTTCACTCTTTTCCAGAATGGGGAAGAAACTTGCCAAGGCCTGCCTTAAAGCCGTATCCAAGGCATTTACCGGGCCGTTTCCTTCTGAGGCAATATGCACGGTTTGTTCCCCCACCTTAACTTTAACAACAGCCACCGAATCAAGTTCACCGCGCAGCGGATCACTCCAAACATGGTAATCTAACACCTCAAAAGGTGTGCTGAAGCGACCTAATATACGCACCAGCAGCAGATCAAGGCTTCCCTCTGCCGCTTCAAATTGAAATCCATGGTTCTCCATGTCCTTAATCTCCAACATGGCCTTTTCTACTAAGGGATCTTCTTTAAGAATATCCGGAGCAAAACGGCGAAGACGTTCTAAGATATTTGCTTTCCCGGCCTGATCTGAGATCAATATTCGACGCTCATTTCCTACATCCAGCGGATCCATATGCTCAAACGTACGATGATTTTTGAGAATTGCATCGACATGCATCCCTGCTTTATGAGCAAAGGCACTGCGCCCCACGTAGGGCTGCTTCTCATCAAAGGGAGCATTGGAGAGTTCCGCAACAAATCGGGAAAATGGGGTGATCTTATGAAGTGCCGATTCCGAAAGGACGGTATAGTTCCCTTTGACCTGCAAGAGCGGAATCAAAGTACTTAAATTGGCATTCCCACAGCGTTCACCAAATCCGTTCCAAGTCCCTTGGATCTGAGTTACCCCGGCTTCCACCGCCACCAGTGAATTAGCCACTGCCAATCCACTGTCATTATGAACATGAATTCCTAATTCTCGAGGAGCAAATTCCTGCATAACTGCTTCGACGCCCCGGGCGATATCAGCAGGCAAACACCCGCCGTTGGTGTCACATAAGATAGATATCGCTGCCCCAGCCTCGAGAGCCATCTTAATACACTTCAGAGCATAGTCCGGGTTCTCCTTAAATCCATCAAAAAAATGTTCTGCATCAAAGAAAACTTCATGGCCCTGTTGGACCAGGAAGGAAACAGATTCACGGATTAAACGGAGGTTTTCCGCTAAGTTTGTCCTCAAGACATCACGGACATGCAGATCCCAAGCCTTCCCAAAGATGGTGATCGTTTGAGCTCCGGAAGCCACCAACTTAAGTAGAATCTCACTATTTTCCGGAGACTCATTGACTTTGCAAGTACTCCCAAAGGCAGCAATATGTGTCATGGGAATGTTCTGCTCTTTTAAAAGCTGAAAAAAATTATCATCTTTCGGATTAGCTCCCGGCCAGCCTGCTTCCACATAGAGGCTGCCCATCTCCTTAATCCGTTCGACGTAACTCAGCTTGTCCTGAGTCGAAAAATGAATCCCTTCTCCCTGAGCTCCATCTCTTAAGGTTGTGTCATAAACTGTTATTTTTCTTTTACCCTCGTCGCGACCCATCTTTCTCCTCCTCTGGCGAAACTAGACTAACTAGTACTTAAAACCCCGCAGCCGTTCTAAAGAACTTCCACGGGGCTTTTGTCCCACACGGTGTAGTTGGTATTCCAACCTGTGTCGCTCGGTCCAGACCCCAGCGGCGGAACCCTTGACACACTTCTTATGCTCTATTATATGACACAAACGCCTTAATGTACAACAGCACAATCTC is a window encoding:
- a CDS encoding rod shape-determining protein; amino-acid sequence: MFSFFSRDLGIDLGTANSLVHLKGKGIVVREPSVVAMDIMTKTPMAVGDKAKEMIGRTPSNIVAIRPLKDGVISDFNITQKMLKYFISRALGTDHPFIRPRVVICVPSGVTPVEERAVKEAAMAAGAKDPMILEEPMAAAIGAGLPVSEPTGNMIVDIGGGTTEVAVISLGGIVTSRSIRVAGDEMDDAIVAHIKRRYNLMVGYRTAESLKFEIGYAYMAEPGNYTVRGRDLLTGLPKTIDVSAEEIQEALQEPVMAIVDAVKSCLEKTPPELSSDIMDRGIMMAGGGSLLRNLDRLISDETGIAVHLAEDPLSCVVHGTGHVLEHADVLRKIAASQKS
- the radC gene encoding RadC family protein, which encodes MEYRRLKDLPEELLPRERLCLLGPEVLSNSEILAILLRTGLKGENVLTLAERILAGVGGLSGLGKLTVHELAQIHGLGKAKSAELKAALELGRRSVSVDPMSRPTVNSPQDVAHIVMEEMRYLDREHFRVVSLSTKNHVLGISPISIGSLNSSLVHPRECFKEAIRRNSNAIILLHNHPSGDPTPSKEDIEVTRRLADGGKILGIEVLDHVIIGDNRYVSLKERGVI
- a CDS encoding Maf family protein codes for the protein MLVLASTSPRRAMLLQEAGFLFQTVRSTVSETLPVGMLPKPGVRELAERKARAGLQQWLKLGGDSLDVVLGADTMVVLDTRILGKPSNPQEAEEMLQELSGRTHVVLTGVALLNGFGKLKTEVIETFVVFRQMSPQEIKDYVKSGEPMDKAGAYGIQGEARKFVTSVEGSLTNVIGLPMEYLTDELKAWGIMQANIASREVNHGVSASERST
- a CDS encoding DUF4321 domain-containing protein; this translates as MAVGRNSSGTGRMILLILIGAALGTLVGFGLDKYGIFAPFLKPAVIDFPSHTYLDFFFLSLSFGFRLSITSATLLGALGGYMLSRKW
- a CDS encoding DUF1697 domain-containing protein → MTTYIALLRGINVGGKNVIKMVDLKKVFEAMGLSDVQTYIQSGNVLFKSNEQEESLRNRLEHQIEATFGFSVTVVLRTSAELQQLISDYPFSEEETAAAAEGSDFESQYVALLTHEPLKEKIVSLDTYANTNNQFQIIGRDVFLLLHQSIRNSQLANNLYKLGVPATMRNWKTISKIAALAKTKET
- the aspA gene encoding aspartate ammonia-lyase, translated to MRQEKDLIGVHDVPDDVYYGIQTLRATENFPITGYHPHRELIRALGMVKGAAAEANMFIGSLSPAIGKAIVEASKELIDGKFHDQFVVDVIQGGAGTSINMNANEVIANRAIEILGGKKGEYFKAHPNVHVNMAQSTNDVFPTAIRIACLNVAMDLMKALDELRQSLEEKAQEFDGIIKMGRTHLQDAVPIRLGQEFSAYAHMMGRDLKRLKQAMQALEVMNMGATAVGTGLNADPKYIEKVSERLVEWTGLPMRMAEDLVDATQNTDAFMEVSGVLKTLAVNLSKVANDLRLMASGPRTGLNEINLPPMQPGSSIMPGKVNPVMAEVVNQVSFQVQGNDFTIALACGAGQLELNVMEPVIVFNLLQSLDILRNVIRVFRERCVAGITANVERCRNMVENSVGIVTAINPHVGYEVASGVAKEAIMSGRPVRDIVLEKGVLTSEELDLILHPYEMTKPGIAGAELLKRK
- a CDS encoding glutamate--tRNA ligase family protein — protein: MSKNDEVYPCFCSRADIRASASAPQGIDIASEYTGTCRKLSSREVEHRKQREPYSLRFNLKPRTITFHDLCYGVQNYKPGKTLGDFIVRRRDGVHAYQLAVVVDDAMMNITHVLRGSDLLVSAARQIALFHALHWPIPEYAHVPILLGPDGHRLSKRHGDVSLYALRKAGIAPQQVVGWLGYWAGILPEPFPLNAQELIKPFSLELIPRHEITIDPKQFVGG
- a CDS encoding tautomerase family protein; protein product: MPLVKVEILKGRSTEYKKAILDGVHSALVESFKIPDYDRNQRLYELDNEHFEFSDTKTDQCTIIDLTVFKGRSPEAKRLLYSAIVRNLQNNPGIDGEDITIVVHEPPLENWGVHGGKMASEVNLGFKVDV
- the cimA gene encoding citramalate synthase, with translation MGRDEGKRKITVYDTTLRDGAQGEGIHFSTQDKLSYVERIKEMGSLYVEAGWPGANPKDDNFFQLLKEQNIPMTHIAAFGSTCKVNESPENSEILLKLVASGAQTITIFGKAWDLHVRDVLRTNLAENLRLIRESVSFLVQQGHEVFFDAEHFFDGFKENPDYALKCIKMALEAGAAISILCDTNGGCLPADIARGVEAVMQEFAPRELGIHVHNDSGLAVANSLVAVEAGVTQIQGTWNGFGERCGNANLSTLIPLLQVKGNYTVLSESALHKITPFSRFVAELSNAPFDEKQPYVGRSAFAHKAGMHVDAILKNHRTFEHMDPLDVGNERRILISDQAGKANILERLRRFAPDILKEDPLVEKAMLEIKDMENHGFQFEAAEGSLDLLLVRILGRFSTPFEVLDYHVWSDPLRGELDSVAVVKVKVGEQTVHIASEGNGPVNALDTALRQALASFFPILEKSELVNYKVRVLDGSRGTEAIVRVIIDTRLGREVWGTIGVSNNILKASAQALLDAINWTIWKFEGGAC